GGCCCAGCCTGAGGACTTGTCTCACCAAGCACAGGGAGCTCTCGGCAGGGCAGGGCTAGCGACCGGAGGGTCGAGGCTACTCAGGATCTAGTCGCACATCTCAGGAGCATGTCCTGGCCTTGGTTTACAATGATGTTAAGTACATTAACTAATGAATAAAGCAATTTTCAGAGCAAAGGGAGTAGAATTTACTGCCCATCGCCGGTTTCCTAGCAGCCTGTCATTTTAGGTCCAAACTTGACCTTCTCAGAAGCCAAGTAACAGACTCCtgctgaaataacacacagacatAGGCGGTCTGTTCCTCTCCTCTCGCGTGAACTTTCCCCGATGTCCTGTCTTGTGATTGGTTCAGCCGGTGAGTGTCGTCCACCATCTTTGTTCATGGCATGAAGATGCTCCCGACAGCCTTCACGGTGAGGGCGGAGACCCCGCCCTATTCGGTGATTCCAGACCTTGCCGGGTGGTTCGTCCGCGACAACCCGCAGCGGGCGCGGGCGAGCGTGTGGTGCGTCTGCAACGGGTATTACTGGGAGGGAGGCTGGGGACTAGCGTCACGTGGTTTTAGGGACTGTCTCCTAATTCCACTCCAGCACTACGGTGTTTCAGGGCCTTCTGCACCCGTGCCTGGCCCTGGCCCCACTGACCCTCAAGAGCCTATGAGGACACAGGCTGAAAGCCGTGTCCTTCATAGGAAGTCAACCTTTCGGATCTTTAGtcactggttaaaaaaaaaaaacctcagaaacCCTCTTCTTAACCACCTGGAATTGttgtaaaaaatttttttagtttttattttaccatgtagccctggccaggcctggaactccctatccCTATGTcgacagtctggccttgaactcatgtaatgctgcctgtttctgcctcctaaattttgggattaaaagcatttgctaccatgcctgacttttgaAGATTTTAGACAAATTTTATTGGTATCTACGTGTATGTGTGGGTCTGTATATGAGTGTATACCACAACCACACGTGTGTGGATGCCTGTGGAGGTtagaagtgtcagatcccctgaaggtggagttacaggtgactgagccacctctgcaggaGCTGGGAATcatgagtcctctggaagaggtgTAAGCGCTGTTAGCCACTGAACGACCTCTTCAGCACCAcctattttgtcttgctgacgtGGGCACTGGGATTTGGAGAGGAGGTGGCTGACATCTACAAGGTGACACAAGTAAGATTTGTCTCCAGGGGCCACACCATTGCCCCTCTGATATCCCAGAGTGCTTTTTCCCCTGCAGGGGAAGGCTTCACCTCATAATAACTAACTCCCCAaactctctcctttttattctgcTCATTTCCCTGGAGTTTTGTTTGCCAGACCTTGACTTCTCATTAAATTGTTCATTCATTTGACTTCTGGCCCCCAGGAAGATCCAGTTAGCCCTCAGAGTATATCAAAGATAAAGGTGGCGCTGCAGAGGAGGGACTGAGGGTCTGGGCTCCCACCTCTCTAGAGCATTCACCATCGACTCACACTGCCCCCGTTACAGAATCAGAGCATGGGATCTGAAAACACCTAGCCAGGATTCACCTAACAGTTGTGAGTCAGGAGCATGACCATCCTCTCTATTTCCCCTCTGTAAAATAGGACCTGATGCTAGTTCAGGAGCTTAAGAAAGCAAATCCGAGTCGACCGAATGCATGATGACTGCTATAATTAGTCCTTGTGTTTAAGGTAGTGAATGCTGGCATGCCTCCCATTTACACACGAACTCAGGCTCAGAGAAATACAGCTTTGCTATACGTCGCACACCTGAGAAGATACCATCCTGATTGAAACCCTGGCCTGGTTAGTTCCCAAAACTAACTATGCCTGGGAGAGCTTTGCATTTACTGCTCGGAGAAAACACAACTATCTGCAAGATCCACGCCTAGGAGAAGGGCTTGGGTGTACAAGGCAATTTTCAGACACTCCCTGCAGTGGCGATAGATCGACCTGTCCTTCGCCTCGGACTTCTGGCGGGTCCTTGCCCAGTGTAAGCGGAGTGCTAGCGGGAACGGAAGTGGTCGTGAGGCTCTAACTTGCAGTGACTCGGACCGTCCTGGGGAAGTCATGTCCGAACAGCCGCGGCAGGGCGCCGAGTGCGACCTCTACCGGGACACATGGGTGCGCTACCTGGGTGAGCGTTGGAGTGAGATCCGCAGCGACCCCACCACTCTGGGAAAGTGGTTGTGGCATGTGGATCTGGAGTCTAAAGGAAAGGGTTTAGTTCTTACTCGGCTTTGGCAGGAGACTGGGCTCAGGAGAGGGCTCgggacttgtccaaggtcacacaacaCTCTGTTCATTGGGCTCTGCTGGAGGCGCAAGCCGAGTGGGTGGGTTGCCATGTGCCATGACCGCGCACTAGCCGTGGGCTTAGAGGATCTAAATTCCTACCGCCTGCCATTACCTGGTTCTTCCTGAGCCCCGGTTTCCTCTTCTGCAAAAAGGGCTGAACACGAGGCACTCTTGAAGGGAGATTTAAGAGCGGACTGATGTAAGGCCCTGGAAGGCTTTGATACTTACTAAGTATCAGGGAAGCCCACGCTCAGTCATTCGTTGGCTACCCGGTTGCCTCATTGGTGCAGATCCCCAGAGCCACAGCTGGGGACTCTGATTAATGAGCCATGAACTTCATTGTTGGCGTCAGTCCACAGCTCAGAAATCAAAGGTAAAGTCACTTGACTGAGGTCACCTGCCCCACTGTAGTTTAGCAGTCTAGGATCAGAAGCGCCCCCTTGTGGAACAGCCCGCGGGCCAGATAACAAAATGCCCTTTCCCTCCAGGCTATGCTAATGAAGTGGGGGAGGCTTTCCGCTCCTTGGTGCCTACAGCTGTGGTGTGGCTGAGCTATGGCGTGTCTAGCTCCTACGTGCTGGCTGATGCCATAGACAAAGGCAAGAAGGCAGGAGAGGTGAGTGCTAGTTTACCCTTCCAACCCCATCCTGGTGTGGATCAGTGTGCAGCCTTGATTGTAGGACAGCACTATCCGAATTAGCATCGTGAAGTCCATAAACTAATCCCGTTTGTAGAATAGTTAGTTCATCCTCGCACCGACCAACCCACATGGGTTGGAAGTGACATTCGGTACTTCTGGATGTAGACAAGTCAACCCCCCAACCCTGAATGTAGTACAGCCCAGAGTCGTCCTCCCAGCTTCCTTCTGCCCTGCTGCACCCCtcttgctcttccctcctccctggtcCACCCTCATGCTCGGAGAAAACACAACTATCTGCAGGATCCACGCCTAGGAGAAGGGCTTGGGTGTACAAGGCAATTTTCAGACACTCCCTGCAGTGGGATAGATCTACAGGTTTCCTGCTTCTGCTCCAGCTGGGTTAAATGTCTTTGTACCTACCAGGAGCCAAGCCCTGAAGAAGGCCGCAGCACCAGAGTGGCCCTGGCTGTGGTAGACACCTTCGTGTGGCAGTCTCTGGCCTCCGTAGCCATCCCAGGCTTCACTATTAACCGTCTGTGTGCTGCCTCCCTCTATGGCCTGCGTACTATGACCCGCTGGCCCCTGACTGTCCGCAAATGGACCACCACCACACTTGGGCTGCTGGCCATCCCCGTCATCGTCCACCCCATTGACAGGTAGGTGCCCTTCTGGCCTCATGGACCAGTCATTCTGCAGGTAGAGTTGGGCTTTGAGAGCTGTGGGCACAGAACCACAGCAGCAGAGGCAAGGCTGAAGTAGAGAGAGCATCTGTATACCCTTGTCCTATGACATGGCAGAAGTAGAGAGCCTTGAGGGTACTGGACAAAGGACAAGTAAGTTTCCAGAAGGAAAGACTGGTGTGAAATAGCCAGGGGCAGTCAGGTGTCTGGATGGTGAACTTGGGAGATGTAGTAGTGACATGCTTCAAACTCAGTTTGGGAGGGATTTGTTCAGGCATGGCTGGGTCCAGGCATCAGAGTGATGCTGGCAGAGAGCTCCCTATCCTTCAGCTTTTCTCCTTGTTGGTCTCATTCACTCTTCTGCCATGTCCCTCAGTGACTCACAACATCCCTCCTAACAACTTAACCCCCCATCATCTCCATCGTGATAGCAAAAGTCCCAAGGAAGATTTTCATTGGTCTATTCAGACAGGGTACCCATGTCTGAGCCACTGTCCTTCTGGTTAGTCAACCCTGGGTCATGTGCTTGCTCTTAGAACTAAGAGGTAGgactgggttggagagatggctcagcagttaagagtgctggctgctcttccagaggtcctgagttcaattctcagcaaccacatggcggctctcaaccatctgtaatgagatctggtgccctcttctggcctgcaggcatatatgatACATACAGGTATATATGATACAGGCAAATAggatacatacataaaaaatacagaaatacatttttaaaaatcttttaaaaaaagaactagaggTAAGTATCAATCAAAATAGACTAATGTATAGTATGAGGAGGGGTCTCTGGAGGTGTGTGTGCATAACTAACCCTGAGCCTCACAGTGAGTGCTTTAGCCACTGTGCCTTAGTTTACCCAactgtagaaagaaagaagatggctGTTATTCTCAGGGGTTAAGTTTGACTTTCCCAAGTAGGTAGAGAATTATAAAATGGGTTCCAACCTGTTTGCTGTTAGTACCCTGTATCTAGGAGTCTTTCCCAGTAGTCTAGTGTTTTCCTCACCCTTGGCTACCTATTCAC
The Cricetulus griseus strain 17A/GY chromosome 1 unlocalized genomic scaffold, alternate assembly CriGri-PICRH-1.0 chr1_1, whole genome shotgun sequence genome window above contains:
- the Mtfp1 gene encoding mitochondrial fission process protein 1, which produces MSEQPRQGAECDLYRDTWVRYLGYANEVGEAFRSLVPTAVVWLSYGVSSSYVLADAIDKGKKAGEEPSPEEGRSTRVALAVVDTFVWQSLASVAIPGFTINRLCAASLYGLRTMTRWPLTVRKWTTTTLGLLAIPVIVHPIDRSVDFLLDSSLRKLYPSVGKPSSS